From the Plectropomus leopardus isolate mb chromosome 20, YSFRI_Pleo_2.0, whole genome shotgun sequence genome, the window AATATCTGATGTAAAAATCCCACCAGGTGGCGATGCGAGCGCTCGGCTTTGAGGTGAAGAAAGTGGATGTTTTGAAGATTCTTAAAGATTACGACCGAGAGGGAAACGGCAAAATAACATTTGAGGATTTCAATGAAGTTGGTGAGTTTGCtttcagtttaaccctttagggactgtttggtgcattttacgcactttttattcttcatttttggataattttgtctgtgttcatgcaacTGGCATAATTTTTGTccagactgtgtatttttgtttaatgttgaaatttccagctcagctcctacaataagtctaaaatacactgtggaaactaaatagttacattcagactgttcaggtcaaaaaatgctccattgaaacccattcaaactgacactgataatcaaaaaaaaattgcctttGCTTGTATTATGTTGAAATTTTTTTCAGCTAAAAACTTAGTGGCATCGTGACAAAAACctaacatttaaagggttaaattctgaaaattattgtatttttgatgtttatgattaggacCGATGTTGGTCAAGAAATTAACTCGATTAAAGTAGAAAATCGCacaaatatatactttttttaagcttgattttgaaaagcacaccTTGTTTGCAGAGCGGTGAGTATTTAACGCTGCacaaaaatactaataataaaaatcagtgttactgcaaaattttgacatatccTAGGTtggtaattgaaaaaaataataatctacttagcatgtggTATGtagaaaatagattttttttcatgcaaaaacatagTAGCATCATGTCAAAAACCTGTCATCTAAAGgattaaaattatgaaaatgaaagaatatttgatatttttgattcgggctgatgttggttaaaaaaataagtcagtgaaagtagaaaatcatactaatgtataataatatttaGAGCCTGATTTTGTAAagagcattttgtgtgcagagtgatgtGAGTGAGTATTGGACACTggtaaaaaaatctacttagcatgtggtatattgaaaataccttttttcttgcaaaagcACGGTGGtagcatgacaaaaacatgtcatttaaagggttaaaattctaaaaaataatgaatatgtgacatttaaatgttttggctCATCTTGGTGCAGTGACTGACCGCATCCTGGAGCGAGACCCGAAGGAGGAGATCATGAAGGCCTTCAAGCTGTTCGATGACGACGAGTCGGGGAAGATCAGTCTGAGGAACCTGAGACGAGTCGCTCGAGAACTCGGGGAGAACGTCAGCGACGAGGAGCTGCGCAGCATGATCGACGAGTTCGACGCCGACGGAGACGGTGAAAGTAAGTCGATAATCGGCTCTTACATGAGTTACACAGCGAGGTTCATCTCGAGGTCAGGACATACAGACGCTGACGGACACTCTGAACAGCTGATACAAgattcctct encodes:
- the cetn3 gene encoding centrin-3 yields the protein MSLSLRADLAADKNKRKKRRELTEDQKHEIKEAFELFDTDKDKEIDYHELKVAMRALGFEVKKVDVLKILKDYDREGNGKITFEDFNEVVTDRILERDPKEEIMKAFKLFDDDESGKISLRNLRRVARELGENVSDEELRSMIDEFDADGDGEINQEEFLSIMTGDS